The following are from one region of the Bactrocera oleae isolate idBacOlea1 chromosome 6, idBacOlea1, whole genome shotgun sequence genome:
- the grim gene encoding cell death protein Grim, whose product MAIAYFIPDQIKLLAGSSANNGHTNTNSGGGGGVANTNPAATASPQPAAAATAHSASGGHPHSTHHHHHNSNNNFRANITIPLSAYSATAAQTDTGCWDLLTQIFCHALRFCHQSERHPTVIQISVEISQGDATGATTVQVGAAALPVEQQHQQQQQTVSPTLVAHTTAVPQTAATQNVTTRNVSTPSVARSTMSSAEAEAVTPIVSSRNLKPATHKPAAGRR is encoded by the coding sequence ATGGCCATCGCTTACTTTATACCCGACCAAATCAAGCTGCTGGCGGGCAGCAGCGCCAACAACGGTCACACCAACACGAATAGCGGCGGCGGTGGCGGCGTCGCCAACACAAACCCAGCCGCAACTGCCTCGCCACAAccagcagcggcagcaacagCGCACAGTGCGAGCGGCGGTCACCCGCATAGCACACATCATCATCaccacaacagcaataacaactttCGCGCCAACATCACCATACCGCTGAGTGCCTACAGCGCCACCGCTGCACAAACGGACACCGGCTGTTGGGATTtgttaacacaaatattttgtcATGCTTTGCGCTTTTGCCACCAATCCGAACGGCATCCGACGGTAATACAAATCTCAGTGGAAATCAGTCAAGGCGATGCGACGGGCGCCACAACGGTGCAAGTAGGCGCAGCGGCGCTGCCAGTGGAACAGcagcaccagcaacaacaacagacagTGTCACCGACTCTGGTTGCGCATACGACAGCGGTGCCACAAACTGCGGCAACACAAAATGTGACGACTCGAAATGTGTCTACACCCAGCGTGGCACGATCAACGATGTCAAGTGCTGAGGCTGAGGCAGTGACACCTATTGTGAGTAGCAGAAATCTGAAGCCCGCCACGCATAAGCCGGCGGCGGGCAGGCGTTAA